In Helianthus annuus cultivar XRQ/B chromosome 3, HanXRQr2.0-SUNRISE, whole genome shotgun sequence, a single window of DNA contains:
- the LOC110929318 gene encoding probable linoleate 9S-lipoxygenase 5 produces the protein MADEGMRKRMKVEEKKVKGTLVLMDHHSISATFDELWGRRVSLRLISTGSGEVGKETYVKKWVQTVITPSTKGESTFELEFDWEDVVAPGAFLIINRHQKEFYLKTLTLTNLPDPDPLHFICNSWVYNEEHYNNRYRIFFSNQTYLPGKTPQGLLGYREEELNELRGDGTGKREEWDRVYDYDVYNDLSQPDKGAELVRPVFGGTIDRPYPRRCRTGRPPSNADPNTETRIGILHSLQIYVPKDERFSEVKMADVYAYGLKLVSQGLLPGFESVWDKISDEIVGGIEKISNHKFESVSSNKFNEFSSFQDVLNIYQGGLPVPKSSVLESLREKIPSEFIRELLRSDGEHLSKFPLPQVIKEDRSAWRTDEEFGRELLAGICPVVIRRLQEFPPSSELDPMKFGNQNSRITEDHIRDQMDGLSVWEAMTNNRLFILDHHDPLMPYLRGINETSTKTYATRTILFLQKNSTLKPIAIELSRPHPAGDEAGVISTVHTPASDGAKGTIWLLAKAYANVNDSGYHQLVCHWLHTHASIEPFIIATNRQLSVLHPIHKLLHPHFRDTMNINALSRQTLISAGGLLEKTVFPDKYSLAMSCNMYKKWDFTKQALPADLIDRGMAVEDSTSPHGVRLLIEDYPFAVDGLEIWSAIKSWVHDYVHIYYQDDEEIQNDNELKEWWKEVRTKGHGDLKNESWWPKMQTREELIQSCTIIIWVASALHAAVNFGQYPYGGYLPNRPATSRRFLPEPGTPDYEELEKNPEKAFLKTVTPQLQSILGISLIEVLSRHSADEVYLGERDTPEWTADKQALEAFERFGAHLRMIEKKIEEMNHDKKLMNRTGPAQMPYTLLYPSSEIGLTGRGIPNSVSI, from the exons ATGGCGGATGAAGGTATGAGGAAGAGGATGAAAGTGGAAGAGAAGAAGGTGAAAGGGACATTGGTCTTGATGGACCACCACTCCATCTCTGCTACCTTTGACGAGCTTTGGGGCCGGAGAGTCTCGCTGCGACTCATCTCTACTG GCAGTGGGGAGGTTGGGAAAGAGACATACGTGAAGAAGTGGGTTCAGACAGTGATCACTCCTTCCACAAAAGGCGAATCCACCTTCGAATTAGAGTTCGACTGGGAAGATGTAGTAGCACCAGGGGCCTTCTTGATCATCAACAGGCACCAAAAAGAGTTTTACCTTAAAACGCTCACATTAACTAATCTTCCAGACCCAGACCCCCTTCATTTCATCTGCAATTCTTGGGTCTACAATGAAGAGCATTACAATAACCGATATCGTATTTTTTTCTCCAATCAG ACATACCTTCCTGGCAAAACACCCCAGGGATTACTTGGTTACAGAGAGGAAGAACTGAATGAATTAAGAGGAGATGGAACAGGAAAGCGTGAAGAATGGGACAGAGTCTATGACTATGACGTCTACAATGATCTGAGTCAGCCGGATAAGGGAGCTGAGCTAGTCCGCCCTGTTTTCGGAGGGACTATCGACCGCCCTTATCCTCGCCGCTGTAGGACAGGCCGCCCCCCCTCAAATGCAG ATCCCAACACGGAAACCCGGATTGGCATTTTGCATAGTTTACAGATTTATGTCCCCAAGGACGAAAGATTCAGCGAGGTGAAGATGGCAGATGTTTATGCTTATGGGTTAAAGTTAGTATCTCAAGGCTTACTGCCTGGTTTTGAGTCTGTATGGGACAAAATTTCAGACGAGATTGTTGGCGGGATTGAAAAGATTTCAAATCACAAGTTTGAGAGTGTGTCAAGCAACAAGTTCAATGAGTTTTCTTCATTTCAAGACGTGCTCAACATCTACCAAGGAGGCCTTCCAGTACCAAAATCCAGTGTCCTAGAAAGTCTTAGGGAGAAAATACCCTCTGAGTTCATTAGGGAGCTCTTGCGCTCTGATGGCGAGCACTTGTCAAAGTTTCCGCTCCCACAAGTAATCAAAG AGGATAGATCTGCATGGAGAACTGATGAAGAATTTGGAAGGGAATTGTTGGCAGGAATTTGCCCTGTTGTGATCCGGCGGCTTCAA GAATTCCCTCCATCCAGTGAGTTAGACCCCATGAAATTTGGGAACCAAAACAGTAGAATAACTGAAGATCACATAAGAGATCAAATGGATGGACTTAGCGTATGGGAG GCAATGACGAACAACAGGCTGTTTATATTAGATCATCATGATCCATTGATGCCATATCTTAGAGGCATAAATGAAACTTCCACCAAAACATATGCCACGCGGACCATTTTATTCTTGCAAAAAAACTCTACACTCAAGCCCATAGCAATCGAATTGAGCCGGCCACATCCAGCTGGCGATGAAGCTGGAGTTATCAGCACTGTGCACACACCAGCATCAGACGGGGCAAAAGGCACCATATGGTTACTGGCTAAAGCTTATGCTAATGTAAACGATTCTGGCTATCATCAACTCGTTTGTCACTG GCTTCATACTCATGCTTCCATAGAGCCGTTCATAATTGCGACAAATAGACAGCTAAGCGTTCTTCATCCAATTCATAAGCTTTTGCATCCTCACTTTCGTGACACAATGAACATCAATGCCTTATCCCGGCAAACACTCATCAGTGCTGGTGGACTTCTTGAGAAAACGGTTTTTCCGGACAAATACTCCTTGGCCATGTCATGCAACATGTACAAAAAGTGGGATTTCACTAAACAGGCACTCCCTGCTGATCTTATTGACAG AGGAATGGCTGTGGAGGATTCAACCTCCCCTCATGGTGTTCGTCTCCTTATAGAAGACTACCCTTTTGCGGTGGATGGGCTTGAAATATGGTCTGCAATTAAATCATGGGTGCATGATTATGTTCACATTTATTACCAAGACGATGAAGAAATACAAAACGATAATGAACTCAAAGAATGGTGGAAGGAGGTCCGAACCAAAGGGCATGGTGATTTGAAAAATGAGTCGTGGTGGCCTAAAATGCAGACACGCGAGGAACTCATACAATCATGCACCATCATCATATGGGTGGCTTCTGCACTCCATGCAGCTGTGAATTTCGGTCAGTATCCTTACGGTGGGTACCTGCCTAACCGGCCTGCAACGAGCCGAAGGTTCTTGCCTGAACCTGGGACCCCAGATTATGAGGAACTTGAGAAGAACCCTGAAAAGGCGTTTCTGAAAACCGTTACTCCCCAACTTCAAAGTATCCTTGGGATCTCATTGATTGAGGTTCTGTCAAGGCATTCTGCTGATGAGGTGTATCTTGGGGAAAGAGATACACCTGAATGGACCGCTGATAAGCAAGCGTTGGAAGCTTTTGAAAGATTTGGGGCTCATTTGAGGATGATCGAAAAGAAGATCGAGGAGATGAATCATGATAAGAAGTTGATGAACAGGACTGGACCTGCTCAAATGCCCTACACCTTGCTGTATCCTAGCAGTGAAATTGGTCTTACTGGTCGTGGGATTCCGAATAGCGTTTCCATATGA